From the Saccharomonospora marina XMU15 genome, the window CTGCTGCGTGACAACGTGGTGGTGGCGCAGAACCTGCCGGTCAGCTCGTTGCGGCGGTTCAAGGACGATGTCGTCGAGGTACGCGAGGGCTTCGAGTGCGGTCTCACCCTCGGTAAGTACAGCGACATCAAGACCGGCGACGTGATCGAGACCTACGAGCAGCGCGAGAAGCCGCGCGCGTAGTGGCCGTCTCGGTGGCTGGGCGGGCCCACTCCCGCCCAGCCACCGACGAGCACAGGGGAATGCCATGTTCGTGGGTGCCCTGGAACTCGAACTGTTGCTGGGTGACGTGCGGTCACTGAAGCAGAAGCGTTCGGCGGTCCGGCCGGTGATCGCGGAGCTGCGCAAGCGGTTCGAGGTCGCGGTGGCCGAGGCCGGCCATCTGGACCTGTACCGGCGTTCGCTGATCGGTGTGGCGGCGGTCGCGGCGGACGGCAAGCAGGTGAGGGATGTGCTCGACGCCTGCGAGCGGTTCGTGGCGGCACGTCCGGACCTCGAGTTGTTGTCGGCGCGCAGGCGGCTGCTTGGTCCCGACGACGAGTAGCTGGCTGGTTGATACGGATAAGGGGGTGCGTCGTGGCTGATCAGGCTCGCGCACGGAGGCTGGCCAAGCGGATCGCGCAGATCGTGGCGTCCGCACTGGAGCACGAGGTGAAGGATCCTCGGCTG encodes:
- a CDS encoding DUF503 domain-containing protein, whose translation is MFVGALELELLLGDVRSLKQKRSAVRPVIAELRKRFEVAVAEAGHLDLYRRSLIGVAAVAADGKQVRDVLDACERFVAARPDLELLSARRRLLGPDDE